One genomic segment of Helicoverpa zea isolate HzStark_Cry1AcR chromosome 22, ilHelZeax1.1, whole genome shotgun sequence includes these proteins:
- the LOC124641325 gene encoding activin receptor type-1, translating into MADVVILRYLFTFLLINACYAGLPGLEEDGVSGSTQGPDNQLLDDPISIQKMMVQQPRYKCHQCEEPECGSGPHEVCHEALYCFKSSVRDSDGELRYTRGCSTQTAHYQFTCRTNTPQQSLRKRHAGFHNVTCCQGDLCNAGKFPELPPLPDTAIEPLPTNAWKLWASVAASVLIVSAIGAMAIFVLRRSHRLRVSRAALHKLGADSNYFSSNMYSPHVTSAYYEGMEGSQTGVGVRATAAGDSTLREYLECSVTSGSGSGLPLMVQRTLAKQVSLCHCVGKGRYGEVWRGSWYADSVAVKIFFSRDEASWRRETEIYSTVLLRHDNILAYIGSDMTSRGSCTQLWLITHFHPLGSLYEHLNRTTLTRNQMMAICLSAVNGLLHLHTEIHGTQGKPAIAHRDIKSKNILVKVNGDVCIADLGLAVTRAHVAAGVSHNPRQGTKRYMSPEMLDQSINTQCFESFLKCDIYALGLVLWETARRVAPAHEHRPPYYELAAPDPSFDDMRKIVCVDAARPEPPDDPHPTMVGMAALMRECWHQNPSVRLPALRIKKTLLKLAANDNSIRLNEDNEVSV; encoded by the exons ATGGCGGACGTTGTCATTTTACGATATTTGTTCACATTTCTATTGATAAATGCTTGTTACG CGGGTCTACCCGGTTTGGAAGAAGATGGAGTGTCGGGCAGCACTCAGGGACCTGACAATCAGCTATTGGATGACCCTATCTCCATACAAAAGATGATGGTACAGCAACCCAG ATATAAATGCCATCAATGCGAGGAGCCGGAGTGCGGCTCGGGCCCGCACGAGGTGTGCCACGAGGCGCTGTACTGCTTCAAGTCGTCGGTGCGGGACTCGGACGGGGAGCTGCGGTACACCAGGGGGTGCTCCACGCAGACCGCGCACTACCAGTTCACTTGTAGGACTAATACGCCTCAGCAGAG CCTCCGCAAGCGTCACGCGGGCTTCCACAACGTGACGTGCTGCCAGGGCGACCTGTGCAACGCGGGCAAGTTCCCCGAGCTGCCGCCGCTGCCCGACACCGCCATCGAGCCGCTGCCCACCAACGCCTGGAAGCTGTGGGCCAGCGTCGCCGCCTCCGTGCTCATCGTCAGCGCTATCGGCGCCATGGCTATATTTGTGCTGCGGAGGAGTCACAG ATTACGTGTATCTCGCGCGGCGCTACACAAGCTGGGCGCGGACTCCAATTACTTCTCGTCCAATATGTACAGTCCACATGTCACCAGTGCCTACTATGAAG GCATGGAAGGCTCCCAAACCGGAGTAGGAGTGCGAGCGACGGCGGCCGGCGACTCCACGCTGCGGGAGTACCTGGAGTGCTCGGTGACGAGCGGCTCGGGCTCCGGCTTGCCGCTCATGGTGCAGAGGACTCTTGCCAAGCAGGTCTCGCTGTGCCACTGTGTTGGGAAG GGTCGTTACGGCGAGGTGTGGCGCGGCTCGTGGTACGCGGACAGCGTGGCGGTGAAGATCTTCTTCTCGCGCGACGAGGCCAGCTGGCGCCGCGAGACCGAGATATACTCCACCGTGCTGCTCAGACATGATAATATACTGGCTTATATCGGCAGTGATATGACTAGTAGGGGTAGTTGCACGCAG TTATGGCTGATCACCCACTTTCACCCGCTGGGCTCGTTGTACGAGCACTTGAACAGGACGACGTTGACACGTAATCAGATGATGGCCATTTGTCTGTCGGCCGTCAACGGGCTGCTGCATCTACACACTGAGATACATGGTACACAG GGCAAGCCAGCTATAGCACACCGGGACATCAAAAGCAAGAACATCCTGGTGAAAGTGAACGGCGACGTGTGTATAGCAGACCTCGGGCTGGCCGTGACCCGGGCACACGTGGCGGCCGGCGTCTCGCACAACCCGCGCCAGGGCACCAAGCGGTACATGAGCCCAGAGATGCTGGACCAGAG CATAAACACTCAATGCTTCGAGTCGTTCCTGAAGTGCGACATCTACGCGCTCGGGCTCGTGCTGTGGGAGACCGCCCGCCGCGTGGCGCCCGCGCACGAGCACCGGCCCCCCTACTACGAGCTCGCCGCGCCTGATCCTAGCTTCGATGATATGAGGAAGATCGTCTGTGTTGACGCCGCCAGGCCCGAGCCGCCTGATGATCCGCATCCA ACGATGGTAGGCATGGCGGCACTGATGCGCGAGTGCTGGCACCAGAACCCGTCGGTGCGTCTGCCGGCGCTGCGCATCAAGAAGACGCTGCTCAAGCTCGCCGCCAACGACAACAGCATACGCCTCAACGAGGACAACGAGGTCTCCGTCTAA